ACTACATGATCAACAACAGTTGGGATAGCGATTACTTTATTCACAATATGGATTACGCCATTACTTGCATCAACATCTGCAGTAGTAACTTTTACACCTGTTGTTGCAGTTCCGCCGTTTATAAATACGTCTGAACCCACCTTTTGAACAAACATGCTTATGGTAGGTGAAGTAGGAGTTGTATTTATCGGAGATAATGTAGAAACATATCCAGCGGCTGGTACAGCAGTACTTTTAATTTCACTACCAATAACATGATTTAGTAAAATGTTTTTCAAAACAGTTACATCTACATTATCAACAGTTACACCAGACCCAAGTGAAGCAAAAAAGGTCTGAAAAGCTGTATTGGTTGGAGCAAAGACAGTATATTGTCCTCCTCCGTTTAAGGTAGCTGTTAATCCAGTTCGGTTTAACGCTGTTACTAAAGTTGAAAATTGAGCATCTGCTGATGCGATACCAACAATTGTTTGTTGGGTTGGTGAACTGTCACTGCTACTACAAGAGAAAATGGTAAGAGACAATAACGCCATTCCGATAAATTTTGTTAATTTTTTCATAGCGTTTTTATTTAAAGTTTTAACAAAGCTAAATACTTTTTGTTTAACAAAAAAAGAAAAAAGTTAAACGAAGTAAGGTTTAATAAAAAATTAACAGTATTGTTTAATCAGTTCTTATAATCACATTACTAGGGATTTACTATGATTATTGGCTTTGAATTAATTTATCTATTTTCTAATTTGATAAGAAAGTTAAACAGAAATAGTCTCAATTTAAATTTGTAAATAATTATAAGTAGATAGTTATAAATAAATTACTTTTGGAAAAATTAATTATTTACTTAATATGAAAGTACTTATTATTGGTTACGGAAATATGGGTAAAACCTATGCTAATAGTTTTATTGGTTCTCGTTTTATAAAGCCGGAAGACATTCATGTTTTGGTTAGAAATGATTTTTCAGAGGCGGAAACAATAATTCCAAAGGATAATTTTGAAACAATTCCAACAACAACTATTGGCAATTTTGATATTGTCATATTAGCAGTTAAGCCACAAGATTTTGGATCTTTAGCGCAAACTATCAAACCTTATTTAAAAGATAGTCAGATCATTTTTTCAGTTATGGCTGGAATTACTATCTCAAAAATAGCCAAAGAGTTGCCTTGTACTAAAATTGTACGTTCTATGCCCAATATTCCAACGCAAATAGGAATGGGAATGACTGTTTTTACAGCCTCGGCTAATGTGGATAGAAAGGAATTGTTTATCATTCAAAACTTAATTAATACCACAGGAAAATCAGTGTATGTTGAGAATGAAAAACTAATAGATGCCGCTACAGCTATTTCAGGAAGTGGACCAGCTTATGTTTTCTACTTCATGCAATCTATGATTAAAGCTGCAATTGATTTAGGATTTAATGAATCAGAAGCGGAATTGCTAGTGAACCAAACCTTTATGGGTTCAGTAGCAATACAAAATAGTTATTCCTTATCCAATGAAGAATGGATAGCCAAAGTCGCTTCAAAAGGAGGGACAACGGAAAGAGCTTTACAGACTTTTGAAAAAGGAAATTTAGAGAAAACAATAATAGACGGAGTTAAAGCTGCTAATGACAGGGCTTTAGAATTAGGTTCATAAAAAAAGCTTCCAATTTTGGAAGCTTTTTTTAATTTTTTGGTACAATATTTTATAAACCTGCAGGAATTAATACTGCATCAATAGTATGTATAACACCGTTAGTACATTTTACATCTCTTGCAGTAACGTTTGCTGAAGATGGGGTAGTAGTATTATTTCCAATAAAAGAAATGAAATTTGGTTGTCCTGGGTATGTTGCAGGATTAGCACTGTCGACTGGAATGATAGATACTGTAAGAGGTTGCTCAAACAAAGTACTAACACTTTGGTCATTGCTTAATGAAGTTGAAAGCACACTTGAACTAACAACATGATACTTAAGTACTTTTGCCAATAGGCCTGGGTAATCAGCTTCAAGAGTCGCCAAGTCTGGTTCGCTAAAAGCAGATAATACAGCATCAAATGCAGCATCGTCAGGTGCTAAAACAGTATAATCTCCAGCGTTATCAAAAGTTGATGTTAATCCTGTAATATCTAAGGCTTCAACAAACGAACTTAACTGTGGTGTTGCTCTCGCTATTTCTCCAATTGAAGATTTTTTCAAAGCAGTGTTTCCTTCATCTGAACAAGAAAAAGCTACAAATGCCAATAAAATAATTGCAGCGTTTTTAATTGATTTTTTCATATTGTTTTTGTTTTATGTTAGCACAAATCTAAAATATTTTTGTTTAACAAAAAATAAAAAATTCAAGAAATTAAATTTTATAAAAAAAACAGACATTTTGTTTGGTCTATGAATCACAGAAATAGGCTGTTTGTATTCACTTTTTAGTCATTTATTTTTTCGGATTGGTATTTGTTTGAACAGAAAAGTTTTGATTAAAATAATTTTTTACACTGTTTTACGTTATGAGTAAAGAACTATTTTTGTTGAGCCAGAAAAAATAAAAAATATGAAATACATAATTGTACTATTGTTAACCTCAATTTCGGTGTGCGCACAGGATTTTAATAAACTAGATGAGGCAGGTAAGAAGCATGGCATTTGGAAAGGGATATATAAAGAATCAAACCGACCTAGATATGAAGGAACTTTTGACCACGGAAAAGAAGTGGGGATATTTAAATTTTTTGATGATACCAAAGCAGGAACTGTAATTGCGACGAGAGAATTTAATGCAAAAGATGGTTCATGCTATACTATTTTTTACAATCAAAATAAAAATAAAGTAAGCGAAGGAAAAGTAATCAACAAACAATTTGATGGTGAATGGAAATATTATCACGAGGATTTGCCAACAATAATGACGCAAGAATTCTATAAAAATGGAAAACTTGAAGGTATTAGAAAAGTCTTTTATCAAAGCGGGAAAATAGCTGAAGAAACTAGTTACAAAAATGGAATTAAAGAAGGTAAATATAAAAGTTACGCTGAAAATGGAATTGTTCTTGAAGAAAGTATTTATAAAAATGGTGAGTATGATGGGTTAGCCATTTTTAAAGATCCTAACAACCAAATTGTGGGACAAGGACTTTATAAAGAAGGAAAGAAAGTAGGGATGTGGAAAGTTCTCGTGAAAGGAAAACTGAAAGAAGTTAACATGAACTATCAAAACAAGAATTTCAAAAGACCTATTATGCCTAATCAGTCAGATGTTAAGATTGAAATTAAGCCTGAAGAGAAACCAGAAGATATGCCATCAATGAAGAAATAAGTTTTCTCTACGACTGAATTACTTTAACTGATATTAGAGTACAAAACTATACAGAATTTGCGGTAACTTTGTCGCAAATTTTTTTTTACAATGAAACGAGTTGTTGTTGGACTGTCCGGAGGAGTTGATTCGAGTGTCGCTGCTTATTTATTAAAAGAACAAGGCTATGAAGTCATTGGGCTTTTTATGAAAAATTGGCATGATGATTCGGTTACGATTTCCAACGAATGTCCATGGTTAGAAGACAGTAATGATGCACTTCTCGTGGCTGAAAAATTGGGGATTCCTTTTCAAACAGTTGATTTAAGCGAACAATACAAAGAAAAAATCGTAGACTATATGTTCAAAGAATACGAGCAAGGAAGAACACCAAATCCTGATGTATTGTGCAATCGCGAAATTAAGTTTGATGTTTTCATGAAAATTGCTTTAAGTCTGGGTGCCGATTATGTAGCCACTGGACATTATTGCCGAAAAGGAGAAATAAACGTTGATGGTAAACCAGTTTATCAATTATTAGCTGGAAAAGATGACAACAAAGATCAATCCTATTTCTTATGTCAATTATCACAAGAACAGTTAGCGAAGTCGTTATTTCCCATCGGAGAATTAAAAAAATCTGAAGTACGAGAAATTGCCACACAATTAGATTTGGTTACTGCTGAAAAAAAGGATTCTCAGGGACTCTGCTTTATTGGTAAAGTTCGTTTACCTGAATTTTTGCAACAACAATTAAAACCCAAAGAAGGTTTGATTTATGAAATCGACGCTACTAATCCAATATACAATCAGCCAAAACCTGAGTTTCATTCTTTAGAAGAGCAATTGGTTTTTGAAGCCAAAGGAATTGTCTATACACCAGAAAATGGTAAGGTGGTTGGCAAACATCAGGGCGCCCATTATTTTACCATAGGTCAGCGGAAAGGATTAAATGTCGGCGGAACAAAAGAAGCACTTTTCATTATGGCTACTGATGTAAAATCGAATTCGATATACACTGGACAAGGGGCTAATCATCCTGGTTTGTTCAAAAAAACATTACAGGTACAACCTTCAGAAATTCATTGGATAAGAGAAGATTTGAAATTGAAAAATGGAGAATCTTTAGAAGTAATGGCTCGCATTCGCTACCGACAAGCTTTGCAAAAAGCCACTTTATATCAATTTGAAAGTGGTTTGTATGTTTCCTTTGACGAACCGCAATCCGCTATTACTGAAGGGCAATTTGTAGCTTGGAATATTGGTGAAGAATTAGTTGGTTCTGGAGTAATTTCATAAATTAGCACTTTCCCAAATGCGAAAGTGATGAAAAATTATTTCCTTTTAGTATTTTTTCTTTTTAGTTGTTATGGCTTTTCTCAGGAAGATGCCTGGGTGTACTTTAATGATAAACCAAATGCTCAAGCTTTCTTTGATAATCCATTATCCGAGTTGTCACAAAGAGCTTTAGATAGGAGAGCACTTCAAAATATTTCTTTAAGCACCAATGACGCTCCTATAGAACAATCCTATATTGATGCGATTTCATCAGTTATAGGTATAGAAGTTAAAGCGAAGTCCAAGTGGTTAAATTGTCTCCACATCCGTGGAAGCGTTAGTGATATTCAAGCATTGACCAATTTACCTTTTGTTAATCATGTGCACTTTGCCGATCCATCTTTGAATGCTAGAATGGTTGCTCATCAATCATTCAAAGCTGTAAATAAACAACTCAACGTACAAGATGTTTTTAACTACGGCAATTCTGCTAATCAAATTCAAATGCTTAATGTAGACTTATTGCATCAGGCTAATTATACTGGTTCCGGAAAAATAATAGCCGTTTTAGATTCTGGTTTTACGGCGGTGAATACTATAATTCCTTTTAACAGGTTTTTTAATCATGGTCAATATTTGGGTGGCTATAATTATGTAGCAGGTAATACTGATGTTTTTTCAACACACAATCACGGAACCATGACTTTATCTTGTATGACAGGTTATGTTGATGGGCAATTAGTAGGAACAGCTCCTGATGCTCAATATTATTTATTCATTACAGAAGATGTGGGTGGAGAAAATCCAGTAGAAGAAAGTTATTGGGTAGAAGCAGCTGAACAAGCCGATAGAATTGGAGCTGACATCATTTCAACTTCTTTAGGTTATTTTGAATATGATAATCTAAATTACAGTCATACTTATGAGGAGATGACTGGGGATGTTGCTTTTGCATCTCAAGGTGCTAATATTGCTTTTAGCAAAGGAATGGTTGTAGTAGCTAGTGCAGGAAATTCAGGAACAAGTGATAATCCTCATATCGGGGTTCCAGCAGAAGCTACTAATGTTTTAGCAGTTGGAGCCGTTCAGTTTGATAGAACTTATGCCTCTTTTAGTTCTATCGGGCCAAGCTTTGACGGCAGAGTTAAACCAGATGTCATGGCAAAAGGGTTAAGTGCTACTCTTTCTAATACTAATGGGGAAATAGTTACTGCGAGCGGGACTTCATTTGCCTGTCCAATAATGGCGGGAGCTATTGCAAGTTTTTGGCAAGCGGTTCCGGGTTTAACCAATCAGCAAGTGATAGATTATGTAAAGCAATCAGCCGATAGATTCACAAATCCGAATGACCAATATGGTTATGGAATTCCAGACTTTCAATTGGCTTTAAATAATGCTCAGCTTTCTGTAAATGATATTACAAAAGGACGTTTTTTAGTATATCCAAATCCAGTTCATGATCAGTTGATTTTTTTATTTCCAAATGATTTTGAGGAAGCCTCGGTTAGTTTTTATACTGCTTTGGGGCAGTTGTTGATTGAGAAAAAAATTCAAAATTCTGATGCTACCATTTCTATGTCCGATTTAAACTCGGGAATTTATTTCTATACAATTAAAAGCGATTCCTTTACACAAACTGGAAAAGTCGTTAAAAATTAATACTGAAAACTTTCTGTCTGCATGAATAAAATTACCCAACTTTTCAATATAAAATATCCAATTATTCAAGGAGGAATGATATGGAATAGTGGTTATAAATTAGCAAGTGGAGTAAGTAATGCAGGTGGTCTTGGGTTGATAGGTGCTGGTTCTATGTATCCAGATGTCTTGCGTGAGCATATTCAAAAATGTAAAAAAGCTACTGATAAACCTTTTGGAGTGAATGTCCCAATGTTGTATCCTAATATTGAAGAAATTATTCAAATCATTATTGAGGAAGAAGTAAAAATTGTTTTCACTTCTGCTGGAAATCCAAAAACATGGACTAGTTATTTAAAAGAAAGGGGAATTATCGTTGTGCATGTTGTGAGTAGTTCCAAATTTGCTTTAAAAGCACAAGAAGCTGGAGTTGATGCTATTGTTGCCGAAGGTTTTGAAGCTGGTGGGCATAATGGAAGAGAGGAAACCACAACTTTTGCATTGATTCCGATGGTTAAAGAACAGATTAGTATTCCACTAATTGCAGCTGGCGGTATTGCAAATGGTAAAGGAATGTTGGCAGCTATGGTACTTGGCGCTGATGGAGTTCAGATGGGCTCTCGATTTGCGGCATCACATGAAAGTTCCTCACATGAAAATTTCAAGAAAACAATTCTAAATGTAAAAGAGGGCGACACTCAATTAACCTTAAAAGAATTAGCTCCAGTCCGACTAATAAAAAATAAATTTTATAATGATATTCAAGAGCTTTACTCCAAATGTCCAACATCAGAAGATTTAAAAATACTTTTAGGCAGAGCAAGAGCTAAGAAAGGAATGTTTGAAGGAGATTTAATAGAAGGAGAGTTGGAAATAGGACAAATTGCGGGCCTAATTCATGAGATTAAGCCTGTAAAAGATATTATTGAAGAAATCATCCTTGATTTCAATACTACTCTTGGTAAGGCTCAGAATCTTTCTTTTTAAATCAATTCTTTTTTTTTTGTATTTGGCCGATAGAAATCTGCATTTAATCGTTATTTTTTACTAATTTGTAATGTGTGTTATTAACATTACTATTTTTTTATTGTAAGAAAAAAATATTAATAACTTTTTTTATTTTTCATAAGTTGTTTTAATTCAGTTAGATATAATGTAGATATTTAAATATCACAATGTTAATAATGTTGATGATTTTGTTTATAACATTTTAATAACCTAAATACCATAATTATTTTTATGAGTAATATAGTAGAAGCGTTTTTTGCTTAGGTGTATACTGTTTAAATGTCAGTTTTATTTATTTTTAATAAGTAATTAGGATTATTAGTATAGTTCGTTTAGCAAAGAATTGTTTAAAATTGAATTGCTTATGAGAATCACTACTCTTGTTAAAAACTATTTCTTTTATTTCCTTTTATTGTTGTGTCTTTTCGGACATAATAATACTGTATATTCTCAATGTCCTACAGTAACAAATGCCAATCAATCATTTTGTGATACACAATCGCCTACAATTGCTAGTCTTGTGGCTACCGATAATGGGGGAGGGGTTAAATGGTATGCTACTGCAACATCTACAACAGCTTTATCAAGTTCAACTAGTTTGATAAATGGTGAAGATTATTTTGCAGATGATAATACTGGAACTTGTGGAACTAGACAAAGTGTTATAGTTAAAGTGTATTCAGCTCCAACTGGACCTAACTTTCAAGGAGTTTGCGTTACTAGTTTGAGTCAAGCTACACCAACTAATTCTCAATTTGCTATTGTTGGAAATAATTTAAAATGGTATACAACTCCGTCTGGAGGTACTGCACTTTCAAATACTGCTGTTCTTTCGGATAATACTATTTATTATATTAGTCAAACTAATCCTGCTACTGGATGTGAAACTTCTAGGTTGCAATTATTTGTAAATGTTGGATTAGTTCCTGTACCAACAGGTAATGCTGTCCAAGAATTTTGTCATACGGGTGCTATGCCTACTGTTGGTGATTTAGTAGCTTCTGGAAATAATAATTGGTATTTGACTTCTGCTTTTGGTATTCCATTAGATTTATCTACTCCTTTAGTTAACGGTCAGTTTTATTACGCCACAACAGTAGATCCTCCTTGTGAAAGTAGCGATAGGTTTGAAGTTTTAGTAAATATTTATGAGCCAAACAACGCTGGTATTGATGGTGCTAGAGGAATTTGCATAGAACAAGTTCCAACCACGCCTTCTTTTGATTTGTTTAGTTTATTAGGAGGTACACCAGATAATACAGGAGTTTGGACTGGGCCTTTAGCAACTATAAATGGCTCGCAAGGTACAGTAGACCCTTCAACAATGACTTTGGCAGGAAGTCCTTATGTTTTTACTTATACTGTTACTTCGGCATTATGTGCTCCAGATACTTCGACAGTAACAATAACTATCAATCCAATACCAACAGTAACCGTTAGTAGTGCACCAGTATGTCAAGGTATACCAGCTACAGTAACGGCTACTCCAAGTCCAGCAGGGACTTATACTTATGTATGGACAGTGCCATCGGGAGCTACCAATCCTGGCAACGTTGCTACATTCACTACCAGTACAGCAGGAGTTTATAGTGTAATTGCTACCAATACCACAACGACTTGTCCAGCACAACCAGCACAGACTACAGTGGTTATTAATCCAATACCAACAGTAACCGTTAGTAGTGCTCCAGTATGTCAAGGAACACCAGCTACAGTAACGGCTACTCCGAGTCCAGCAGGGACTTATACATATGTATGGACAGTGCCATCGGGAGCTACCAATCCAGGAAACGTTGCTACATTCACTACCACTACAGCAGGAGTTTATAGTGTAATTGCCACCAATACCACAACGACTTGTCCAGCACAACCAGCACAAACCACAGTGGTTATTAATCCAATACCAACAGTAACGGTTAGTAGTGCACCAGTATGTCAAGGGACACCAGCTACAGTAACGGCTACTCCGAGTCCAGCGGGGACTTATACATATGTATGGACAGTGCCATCGGGAGCTACCAATCCAGGAAACGTTGCTACATTCACTACCACTACGGCAGGAGTTTATAGTGTAATTGCTACCAATACCACAACGACTTGTCCAGCACAACCAGCACAAACCACAGTGGTTATTAATCCAATACCAACAGTAACGGTTAGTAGTGCTCCAGTGTGTCAAGGGACACCAGCTACCGTAACGGCTACTCCGAGTCCAGCAGGGACTTATACATATGTATGGACTGTTCCATCGGGAGCTACTAATCCTGGCAACGTTGCTACCTTTACTACCACTACAGCAGGAGTTTATAGTGTAATTGCTACCAATACCACAACGACTTGTCCAGCACAACCAGCACAAACCACAGTGGTTATTAATCCAATACCAACAGTAACGGTTAGTAGTGCACCAGTATGTCAAGGTATACCAGCTACAGTAACGGCTACTCCAAGTCCAGCAGGGACTTATACTTATGTATGGACAGTGCCATCGGGAGCTACCAATCCTGGCAACGTTGCTACATTCACTACCAGTACAGCAGGAGTTTATAGTGTAATTGCTACCAATACCACAACGACTTGTCCAGCACAACCAGCACAGACTACAGTGGTTATTAATCCAATACCAACAGTAACCGTTAGTAGTGCTCCAGTATGTCAAGGAACACCAGCTACAGTAACGGCTACTCCGAGTCCAGCAGGGACTTATACATATGTATGGACAGTGCCATCGGGAGCTACCAATCCAGGAAACGTTGCTACATTCACTACCACTACAGCAGGAGTTTATAGTGTAATTGCCACCAATACCACAACGACTTGTCCAGCACAACCAGCACAAACCACAGTGGTTATTAATCCAATACCAACAGTAACGGTTAGTAGTGCACCAGTATGTCAAGGGACACCAGCTACAGTAACGGCTACTCCGAGTCCAGCGGGGACTTATACATATGTATGGACAGTGCC
The window above is part of the Flavobacterium sp. N1994 genome. Proteins encoded here:
- a CDS encoding fasciclin domain-containing protein, translating into MKKLTKFIGMALLSLTIFSCSSSDSSPTQQTIVGIASADAQFSTLVTALNRTGLTATLNGGGQYTVFAPTNTAFQTFFASLGSGVTVDNVDVTVLKNILLNHVIGSEIKSTAVPAAGYVSTLSPINTTPTSPTISMFVQKVGSDVFINGGTATTGVKVTTADVDASNGVIHIVNKVIAIPTVVDHVVANPDFETLQTVVTSADQSAVLAALSGLTAATPATLFAPNNAAFATALGTGGFANGATAAQVTKVLQYHVTTAGNVRSSQLTNNQVVGMFTSPVQNVTVILGTGTVDIKDTANNLSRVYQADIQCSNGVIHAINKVLQPVL
- the proC gene encoding pyrroline-5-carboxylate reductase, whose translation is MKVLIIGYGNMGKTYANSFIGSRFIKPEDIHVLVRNDFSEAETIIPKDNFETIPTTTIGNFDIVILAVKPQDFGSLAQTIKPYLKDSQIIFSVMAGITISKIAKELPCTKIVRSMPNIPTQIGMGMTVFTASANVDRKELFIIQNLINTTGKSVYVENEKLIDAATAISGSGPAYVFYFMQSMIKAAIDLGFNESEAELLVNQTFMGSVAIQNSYSLSNEEWIAKVASKGGTTERALQTFEKGNLEKTIIDGVKAANDRALELGS
- a CDS encoding fasciclin domain-containing protein → MKKSIKNAAIILLAFVAFSCSDEGNTALKKSSIGEIARATPQLSSFVEALDITGLTSTFDNAGDYTVLAPDDAAFDAVLSAFSEPDLATLEADYPGLLAKVLKYHVVSSSVLSTSLSNDQSVSTLFEQPLTVSIIPVDSANPATYPGQPNFISFIGNNTTTPSSANVTARDVKCTNGVIHTIDAVLIPAGL
- a CDS encoding toxin-antitoxin system YwqK family antitoxin; translation: MKYIIVLLLTSISVCAQDFNKLDEAGKKHGIWKGIYKESNRPRYEGTFDHGKEVGIFKFFDDTKAGTVIATREFNAKDGSCYTIFYNQNKNKVSEGKVINKQFDGEWKYYHEDLPTIMTQEFYKNGKLEGIRKVFYQSGKIAEETSYKNGIKEGKYKSYAENGIVLEESIYKNGEYDGLAIFKDPNNQIVGQGLYKEGKKVGMWKVLVKGKLKEVNMNYQNKNFKRPIMPNQSDVKIEIKPEEKPEDMPSMKK
- the mnmA gene encoding tRNA 2-thiouridine(34) synthase MnmA; this translates as MKRVVVGLSGGVDSSVAAYLLKEQGYEVIGLFMKNWHDDSVTISNECPWLEDSNDALLVAEKLGIPFQTVDLSEQYKEKIVDYMFKEYEQGRTPNPDVLCNREIKFDVFMKIALSLGADYVATGHYCRKGEINVDGKPVYQLLAGKDDNKDQSYFLCQLSQEQLAKSLFPIGELKKSEVREIATQLDLVTAEKKDSQGLCFIGKVRLPEFLQQQLKPKEGLIYEIDATNPIYNQPKPEFHSLEEQLVFEAKGIVYTPENGKVVGKHQGAHYFTIGQRKGLNVGGTKEALFIMATDVKSNSIYTGQGANHPGLFKKTLQVQPSEIHWIREDLKLKNGESLEVMARIRYRQALQKATLYQFESGLYVSFDEPQSAITEGQFVAWNIGEELVGSGVIS
- a CDS encoding S8 family serine peptidase, coding for MKNYFLLVFFLFSCYGFSQEDAWVYFNDKPNAQAFFDNPLSELSQRALDRRALQNISLSTNDAPIEQSYIDAISSVIGIEVKAKSKWLNCLHIRGSVSDIQALTNLPFVNHVHFADPSLNARMVAHQSFKAVNKQLNVQDVFNYGNSANQIQMLNVDLLHQANYTGSGKIIAVLDSGFTAVNTIIPFNRFFNHGQYLGGYNYVAGNTDVFSTHNHGTMTLSCMTGYVDGQLVGTAPDAQYYLFITEDVGGENPVEESYWVEAAEQADRIGADIISTSLGYFEYDNLNYSHTYEEMTGDVAFASQGANIAFSKGMVVVASAGNSGTSDNPHIGVPAEATNVLAVGAVQFDRTYASFSSIGPSFDGRVKPDVMAKGLSATLSNTNGEIVTASGTSFACPIMAGAIASFWQAVPGLTNQQVIDYVKQSADRFTNPNDQYGYGIPDFQLALNNAQLSVNDITKGRFLVYPNPVHDQLIFLFPNDFEEASVSFYTALGQLLIEKKIQNSDATISMSDLNSGIYFYTIKSDSFTQTGKVVKN
- a CDS encoding NAD(P)H-dependent flavin oxidoreductase; protein product: MNKITQLFNIKYPIIQGGMIWNSGYKLASGVSNAGGLGLIGAGSMYPDVLREHIQKCKKATDKPFGVNVPMLYPNIEEIIQIIIEEEVKIVFTSAGNPKTWTSYLKERGIIVVHVVSSSKFALKAQEAGVDAIVAEGFEAGGHNGREETTTFALIPMVKEQISIPLIAAGGIANGKGMLAAMVLGADGVQMGSRFAASHESSSHENFKKTILNVKEGDTQLTLKELAPVRLIKNKFYNDIQELYSKCPTSEDLKILLGRARAKKGMFEGDLIEGELEIGQIAGLIHEIKPVKDIIEEIILDFNTTLGKAQNLSF